The DNA region GATGGGGCCGGTGATGGCGGAGGCCAGAGTGGGAGGGATCCAAATACGGGGGTTGCGGACAATGTTGCCCATTTGCAGCATACTGGTGCCCAGGCCCTGAGCGGCCAGACCGCCCCAGCGATTTTCCCGGAAGCTCATAACGGCGAAGCCCACCATCTGGGCGCAGCAGCCCGCTACGGCGGCACCTCCGGCCAGACCCGTGAGGCCCAGGGCGGCGCAGATGGCAGCGGAGGAGATGGGGAGCGTCAGGGCGATGCCGATGACCACGGAGACGATAATGCCCATGAAGAAGGGCTGCAGCTCCGTGGCCCACATGATGGCCTTGCCCACGGCGCTGGCAGCGGTGCCGATGGGGGCGGCGATCAGGGCCGCCGCGCCGATACCGCTGAGAATGGTGACAATAGGTGTCACCAAAATGTCGATTTTCGTCTCTTTACTGACGGCCTTGCCGATCTCCGCGGCAATGATGGCTACGAACAGCACCGCCAAGGGGCCGCCGGCCCCGCCCATGGCATTGGTGGCAAAGCCCACGGGAATGAGGGAAAAGAGGACCATGGGTGGGGCATTCAGCGCCTGCCCGATGGCCACGGCCATACCCGGGCCCACCATGGCCGAGCACAGGCCGCCGATGGTGTAGCGCACCGCGCCGTCGCCCTTACCCAGGGTGACGATGATGTCCGTTAAAAATCCGATATGGAGCTGGGTGCCCAGCGTGTTGAGAATGGTGCCCACCAGCAGCGTGCAGAACAGGCCCTGGGCCATGGCGCTCATAGCGTCGATGAAATAGCGCTTGGGGGAGAAAACAATGTCCTTGCGGCGCAGGAAGGCCGATACCTTTTCCATAAGTACACCTCGAATAAAAACAGAGTAGTCAGGTGTCTTGACACCGGACTACTCTATTATATAGATTTTTTTGGTTTTGTCAATCCTCCAGGAGCATTCTCTTGCTGCGCAGCACCGCCAGCACCCGGGCAAAGGCATCTTCACCGGGGGCCGAGAGCCGATGGGCATGGATGCCATCAGTTAAAAGGCTCAGGGGTTGGGCGCCGTTTTCCTGCATTTTGCGCACGAACTCGTCTACATCGTAGCGGCAGGAGAGCTGCAGGGGAGCGGTGATCTCGCCGTAGACCGGGTGCTCCACCGTCACATCCAGCACGGTGCAGCCGCCGTCTACCATGGCATAGAGCTCCTCTTGGGTCTGATGGGGGGTGTGCTGGCAGACCACCTGGCGCACCAGGCCCTCCTCCGGAGGGATCAGGTAGCCTCGGGAGGTGGACACGATCTGCACGCCGCCGGCCCGCAGCAGGGCCACATCCCCCACAATTACCTGCCGGCTCACGCCCAGAAGGCCCGCCAGGGCTGTGGCACTGAGAGGGGATTTTCCCCTTTGCAGATGGGATAAAATGGCGTTTCGCCGCTCTTGGGCTGTCATAGTAAAGCTCCTTTCGGTGCAGTTTGGGCGCGGGCGGGGCATCAAGGACGCCGCCCCTACACGGTCACACTATTATACTATATCCAAAACTGCGATACAATAGGGGCCTCAAGAAAAAGTCACAGCGCCGCCTGCTGCAGATGGCGGAACCGACGCGCACCCAGGAGCTCCAGCACCGGGGGCAGCAGGCACAGGGCCGCCCAGGCCGCGTAGAACAGGCAGGACATGGGCGTAATGGGCATCATCACCACCTGGGGGGCAAAGCGGATCATGGTCTGGTCCAGCAGCAGGGCCATCAGCAGCACGCATATCAGGGAGCAAAGACCGATGACAAAGGAGCGGTCCCGGCCATCGAAGCGGTACAGCGAGTAAGCGGTGCGGCCCCGGAGGGAGCAGCCCCGGCAGCGCATGGAGTCGGAGGTGGTCACGATGCCTTCAATGAGCCAGGTGAGGAGGATGCTGCCTCGGCGGAGGGCGTTGCGCATTCTTTGGAAGATATTTCCCTGGCCTTTGCCCCGGCCAATACCCCGCTGGGCCAGCTCAATGCGCTGACGCTGTTTGTTCAGCCGGGGAACCGTGCGCAGGAGGATGGATAAATACAGGGACAAATGGGGGGACACGCGGCCCAGAAGATAGACGATCTTATCCGTGGTGAACACCGCGTGGACGCAGCCCATCCACAGCACCGCCGCCACACAGACCATGGCCCAGGTGCCGCCGCAGAGAAAGGACTCCAGAGTCACCTGGTTGCCGATGAAGTTCACCCCCAGCACGGTGAGGCCGAAGTGGTGGTACGACCCGTACCACAGGGCATACAGCAGAGCAAGGGGCAGCAGGCCCAGCCCCGGAATCAGGGCCCGTAGGCCCCGGAGCTTCAGCAGGTACAGAAAGGCGCACACATAGCTGAGGCACAGAAAAACCGGCTGGCGGAACAGGATGGTCCCCGTAAGCACCGCCGTGAAATACAGGAGATTGATGGCCGGATGATAGCGTGCAAATTCCATGGCGTCAGGGCTCCATCATGCCGTATTTGATCTGGATGCGGCGCAGGCGATCCAGCAGGGGCTTTCCGAACAGGAGCATGGTCAGGGCTACCGCCGAGCCGTGGACGCAGTTAACGGGCACACCCGCCAGATAGATGGCCAGAGGGGAGGAGGCGCTGAATCCGGCCATGAAGAAGGTGGAGGTGTCCAGCAGGGGCCCTACCACCAGGAGAATGCACAAAAAGCCGAATACCGTCAGACCCAGGATGTCCCGCCAGCCGCCGTCACGCCAGGCCCGGGGGGATTTTTTCAGAATGCCGCACAGGGCAAACAGGCCCGCCAGCATCCCGCCGATGCCGTAGGCAAACATCTGCCACGGGGTCCAGGGCCCCTGGCCGAAGATGAAGTTGCTGGCAAAGCCGCTGATGGCTCCGCAGAGAAAGCCCGCCTCCGGGCCGAAGGCAATGCCCGTGAGCATGACAATGGCCAGCATGGGCTTAAAGTGGGGCACAAAGCCGAAGGCTGCCCGACTGGCTACCGCCAGGGCGCACAGCACCGCCAGGAGCACCAGCTCCCGGGCCTGGGGCTTGCGGCTTTCAAAGTGCAGGAAGAAGGCGGCAATGGTCAGGACGATGATGGTCAGGCCCGAGAGATAAAAGCTCTGCTTCAGCCGGGTAAACAGCACCACCGCCAGGGGTACCAGAAGCACCATAATGACCAGGCTCAGCCAAAAGCGCCAGTTTGTTTTTCGCGTGTTCATGTTAAATCGTTCTCCTTCATCAGGGACACCACATCCTCCGCCGTCACCGCCTGGGGGAACAGGTGGCGGCTCATGCGGTTGGCCGCGGTGGTGTAGAAGCTGTTTTGGGCAAAGAAGCGCCGGGGGGTGTTGGTGGTGAGAAGCTGGCCGTCAAAAAACATGGAGACGCTGCTTGCGTACTCTGCGCAGAACTCCACATCGTGACTGACCATGACGATGGTCACGCCCTGCTCCGCCATAAGGCGGTGCAAAAGCCCCGCCAGCTGGCGCTTGAAGAAGCTGTCCAGGCCCTTGGTGGGCTCGTCCAAAAGCAGCAGCTTCGGCTCCGTCAGCAGGACCTTGGCCAGGGCGGAGCGCTGCTGCTCGCCGCCGGAGAGGTCGTAGGGATGATGGTCCAGCAGGGCGGTGATGTCGCAAAGCCGGGCCATGTCCTCAATGCGCCGAGCCTTATCCGGGCAGGAGGCGGGGAGCATCTCCTCCAGGTCCTCCCGGACGGTTTTCTTTACGAACAGACACTGGGGATCCTGGGGCAGCATAGCCAGCTTTCCGTGGAAAAGATCCTTACACTTGGCCGTGTCCTGCCCGTCTACACGGACCTTGCCCCGGTAGGGCTTGCAGATGCCGCACACGGCCTTGAGGGTGGTGGATTTGCCGGTCCCGTTGCCGCCTACGATGGAAAAGAGCGTCCCCTTGGGCACCCGGAAGCTGACGCCCTTGAGAATGTCGGGGCTGTCCTTTTCATAGCGATACCATATTTCCTTCACCTCCAGGGCCGGGTCCTTGATCTCCTCCGGCAGCTCCGGCTGGGGGGGCAGGGTGTCGCGCACTTCCTTCCCGGCGGCCTTTTCCGTAAGCCAGCTGCGGCCCTCCCGCACCGTCAGGGGGGAGGCGGCACCGGTCTCCCCTGCGCCGTAGAAAATGCGTACCGGGGCGGGCATAGCGGTGAACATATCGCTCTTTTGGGTGTAGAGGAGCTGGCCCACCTTTTTGGGCGCATCGTCAGCCAAAATCCGACCGTTTTCCATGACCACGCAGCGGTCGGCGGCGTGGAAGATGTCCTCCAGGCGATGCTCGGTGATAAGCACGGTGGTGCCCAGCTCCCGGTTGATTTTCTTCACGGTGTTGAGAAAATCCGAGGCGGCAATGGGATCAAGCTGGCTGGTGGGCTCGTCCAGGATCAGGACCTTGGGCTGCATGGCCATGATAGAGGCCAGGTTCAGCAGCTGCTTCTGCCCGCCGGAAAGCTCCGCCACATCCCGGTGAAACCAGCCCTGTATGCCGAAATAGCTGGCCATCTCCGCCACACGCAGGCGCATGGTTTTCTGGTCGCAGCCCAGGCTCTCCAGGCCGAAGGCCAGCTCGTGCCAGACCTTATCGGTAACGATCTGACTGTCCGGGTTTTGCATGACGAAGCCGATTTCCGAGGACTGCTTGCGCAGGTCCGCCCGGTCCAGGGGCGCACCGTCGTAGAGGATGGTCCCCTCCCGGTTTCCGTGGGGGGTGAGGACGGTTTTCAGGTGCCGCAGGAGGGTGGTTTTGCCGCTGCCGGACTTACCGCACAGGGCAATATATTCCCCCTGCTCCACTTGCAGGGAAACACCCCGCAGAGAGGGATGCTCCGGGTCTGTGGGGTAGGAAAAGGTCAGATTTTCGATCGCAAACTGTGCCATAGGATAGCCTCCCGAATGGAATAAAAGGTGGGGATCAGTAATAAAACGGCGTAGGCCGCCAGGCCCAAAACAGGCCGAAAACCCCTGACCGGGGCCAGGGAAAGGGCCGGGAAGAAGGCCGCCCGGGCGCTGCCGCCGGCAGCGGCATAAACGGTGGCGGCCAGGGCTGCCAGGATAAGGGCGGCAATCAGCCGGTCCCGGCCGGTGAAGCGGTAGATTTGAAAGGTGGTGCGTCTGCCCTCGGCGCCGTAGCCCCGGCAGCGCATGGAGTCGGCGGTGACGACGCTGCCCTCCAGGGCCCAGCCGGAGAGGGCTGTCAGCACATCCATGCCGCCCTGAATTTTCTCTTTCCGGGTTCCGGCGGCGCTGCGGCCGATGCACTTGCGGGCCCCGGCGATTTGCCTGCCCTTGCGCCAGTAGCCGGGGATCAGGCGCAGGACCATCACCAGCACCAGGGAGATGGATGGGATCATCGCGCCGAAAAGACTGGTGAATTTATCGGAGGTCATGACAATGCCGCCGCAGAGAAACCACAGGCTCACCGCCGCAAACATGAGCCCCGAGCAGAGGCCGTAGCACAGGGCCTGCCAGGTATAGGGGCGGCCAAAGAGGGTGAATAGGACGGTATCCCCCAGGGTGTTAAAAATCGGGTTTACCGCCGCTACCAGCACCAGCGCCAGCAGCAAAAAGCCCAGGGTCTTACCGCAGCGGCTCCGGCGCAGGGCAGCGTAGTAAGCTCCGCCGCACACCAGAGACACCAGCAGATACGCCGGGTGGAACAGCACCACCGTCAGCACGATGGCCGCTGCAAAAAACAGGAAATTCACCGCCGGGTGGCAGCGGGAAAACACATCATACTCTTGCAGGGCCATCGCCTCCTTTGCTTATGATTTTGCAGGTATGGGGGATTACCCCATAAAGTCGGGAGCGCCTACATCGGTGCCCAGGCCCTTGCAGGTGTAGGCCCACACAATGGTGTCGCCGGCCTCCAGCTTGTAGCTGGAGCAGCCGTAGTTGGGGAACCAGCCGTTGACCTTGTACATCCAGCCGGACTGCTGGCCGCAGTCAAACTCATACAGGTTGTTGATGCCCTCGACATAGTAGCTGCCGTACATGGGCGTGTAGCTATACTCGATTTGAATGCCCCGCGCATCGCAGATGCGCTTAAGTACATCGAACACGGTCTCCCCCTCGGTAAAGGTGACGGTGGTGGTGGGGAGGATGGTGCCGCTGTCGGGCACATAGACATCCAGACCCGGCCTCAGATCCTGCTTATTACTGAGGATCGTATCACAGCGGATCTCAATGGTGCAGGAGTAGGTGGGCTTTTCCGCGGGCTTGGTCGTTTCGTCGGGCTTCGCGGAGCTGTCGGGTTCGGGTGTTGTGTCGGTGGAGGTATCCGCCTCGGGCTGGGTGGGCTCGGAGGTAGCATTGCGGCTATCCAATACGGACTTCACCTCGTCGGCATGGCAGACCATGTCCTCCTGACTGTCCAAAATGCACTCCAGGGCAAAGGAGCTGAGGGCCTTGAGATCCAGATCCTGTACGGAGAGCTCTGTACCCACATAGCTGCCGGTCTTTCCGGCGTCAAAGGTGTTGGACCCGTCGCTGACAGAGCCGCCCAGCACATACAGGGTCTCCGACCCCGTGCGGACGGTACACACCAGCACGGCGCTCCGGAGCTTGGTGCTGTGGGCGCCGTAGTGCAGGGTCACGGCGGCATCGCCGGCCTGACAGAAGGCCTCGCCCGTCACCAGGCGCACCTGCATATCCTCCGGCTTCGCGGAGAGGATCTCCAGCTTGGCGCCCTGAGAGAGCGTCAGGCTGCAGCCCCCGACCTTGGCGGACACATAGCCGCTGGTAACAGAGACGGTGTCCCCCTTACGGAGCCGGGTCTCACCGGTGATCTCCGAGGCGATACCGCCGCGGGTGAGATTGGACAGGCCCTTTTGCACCGTGGCGGTGATGGCGGTGGCCTCGCCCTCCGGGGCGGACTTATCGAACCAGCCCAGATGCCGCCCGGCGAAAAACACGGCCAGGGCCGCGATGACGGCGATGGCGGCGATCATCAGGATGTTATAAAGGGTTTTCTTTTTCAGCTTCATTTTTCTCCTCTCCGGGGCAATAGAAAAAGCCCCCAAAACGGGGGCGTAGTATTTCCGTATCGACCGCGGGGCACCCCCCAAGAGCCGCGGGCCGCCTGAACTGGGGAATGTATTCCGGCTCCGAACGCCCGATGCCAAAGCCTTCTCGGAGCTGCGCCCCAATGGCGATGGCGGCCTATGTCCGTCTACGGCGGCTTGGTACCGCTGGGATTGTCCCATTCCGTTCCGTCAGTTCTAAGTAAATATTATAGCATAGTTCACTCCGGGGCGCAACCGTCAATCTTCGGGCTCTTCCGGGTTTTTCCGGGCTTTTTCGTGGTGGCGGCATACGCCCCGGTAAATCAGCAGACCCACCAGGGACAGAAGCAGCGTTCCGCCGAACACCAGGGCCGCAAAAAGGTAGCTTTTTCCACCCAGGGCGCTGCCGCCTACGGTGGAGGTGAGTACCGAGGGAAGCCGCCCTGCGGTACACAGCAGCAGCCAGGTGCCCCAGCGGAGGTCCGTAAGCCCGGCGAAGTAGCACAGCAGGTCCTTGGGGGTGCCGGGGATGGTGAAAATGAGCCAAAAGAGGAAGTTGCGCTTGGGGGAGCTTTTGAGAAAATGCAGCTTATCCAGCTTCTCCGGCGGGAAAAAGATCTCCACTATGGGCTGACCCAGGCGGCGCACCAGCCAAAAGACGGCAACGCTGCCTAAAAACAGACCCAGCATACACAGAATGCTGCCCCATACGCCGCCGAAGGCATAGCCGCCGCAAATCTCCAGGGGCTCTCCGGGGATGATAGCCACCACCACCTGGAGCATACACATGCCCACATACACGGCCTTGCCCCACAGCCCCAGGCCGGCGATCCACTGGCGGAACAGCTCCGGCTCCTTGGCAAAGCGCACCATGGGGCGGCCAACGAACCAAAACACCGCCAGGGACAGGAGAATAAAGAGGAGGAGGATGGCCAGGGCGGCGGCTTTTTTCTGTTTTTGGGTGAGGGTGGGCTTGTTAGGCATAGTTGCCTCCTTGCGGCTTTTTCAAACGGTTTTCCTTAGTATACCATGGATTACCACAGAAATATAAATATTTCGTGAATAAATTGGGAAATTCATGTCACATTTCCGGGTCGGGAAACATTTTATTTGACAAATGCCAGATAGTCTTATTATAATACCATCGGTTGACATAAGACGAAACACCCCCCGAAAAGGAGAAGTATATGGATATTTTTGAAAAGTGCTATGCCCCCTCTCTTGCCACCGACCTGCAGGAAAAGGGCGTGTATCCCTACTTCCGGGCCCTGCAGTCCCGGCAGGATGTAGAGGTGATGATGGAGGGCAAGCGCCGCATCATGCTGGGGTCCAACAACTATCTGGGCCTCACCACCGATCCGGAGGTCATCGAGGCAGGCGTGCGCACCATGGAAAAGTTCGGCACCGGCTGCAGCGGCTCCCGGTTTCTCAACGGCACCCTGGAGCTGCACCTGGAGCTGGAGGAGGCTTTGGCCAGCTTTCTGCATAAAGAAGGGGTCATCACCTTCGGCACGGGCTTTCAGTCCAATGTGGGCATCATCAGCGCCCTGGTGGGCCGGCACGACTATGTGATCTGCGATAGGGAAAACCACGCCTCTATTTATGCCGGCTGCCAGATGAGCTACGGCAAAATGCTGCGCTACCGCCACAGCGACATGGAGGACCTGGAAAAGCAGCTTAGGCGGGTGCCGGAGCAGAACGGCGCCCTCATCGTCACCGACGGCGTGTTCTCCATGGGCGGGGACATTGCAAAGCTGCCGGAGATCTGCGCCCTGGCGAAGAAGTACGGGGCCCGGGTCATGGTGGACGATGCCCACGGCCTGGGCGTTCTGGGCCCCGGCGGCCGGGGCACCGCCAGCCACTTCGGCCTGGAGGATCAGGTGGATGTGTATATGGGTACTTTTTCCAAGTCCCTGGCATCTCTGGGCGGCTACATGGCGGCCGATAAGGCGGTGACGGAGTATGTGCGCCACACCTCCCGGCCCTTTATTTTCTCCGCCTCCATCCCTCCTGCCAACTGCGCCACGGCCCTGGCGGCCCTCCGTAAGCTGGAGCGGCATCCGGAGCTGCCGGAGCGTCTGCGGGATCTGAGCCTGTACGCCCGGAAGGGCTTCACGGACCGGGGCCTTAAAATTCGCGAGTCGGCCCTGTCCGCGCCTACGCCCATCATCCCCATATATACCTATGAGACCATGCATACCCTGGACGCGGCCCAGAAGATTTACGACCGGGGCGTGTATGTAAATCCCACCCTGCCCCCGGCCACTCCGGAGGGGGAGGCCCTGCTGCGCACCAGCTACATGGCCACCCACACCGAGGCCCTGCTGGACGAGGCTATGGACATTATGGCGGAGGTGCTGCTTCATGAGTAAGATCGCTGTTATCACCGGCGGGACCTCCGGCATTGGCCGGGAAACGGCCCTGTACCTGGCAAAAAACGGCTGCACGGTGTATGAGCTGAGCCGCCGTGAAGAGGGCGTGGAGGGCCTTAAGCACATCCGGGCCGATGTGACGGACGAGGACTCCGTCCGCCGGGCGGTGGAGCAGATCCTGCAGGAGGCCGGGCATATTGACATCCTGGTGAATAATGCGGGCTTCGGCATCAGCGGGGCTGTGGAGTTTACGGACACGGAGGAGGCCCAGCGCCAGTTTCAGGTGAATTTCTTCGGCATGGTGCGTATGAACCGGGCGGTCATTGCCGCCATGCGCAGCCGGGGCAGCGGCCGCATTGTGAATCTCAGCTCCGTGGCGGCCCCGGTGCCCATCCCCTTCCAGACCTATTATTCCGCGTCCAAGGCGGCCATCAATTCTTATACCATGGCCCTGGGCAATGAGCTGCGGCCCTTCGGCATCACCGTCTGCGCCGTAATGCCCGGGGACATCCATACCGGCTTTACCGCCGCTCGCCACAAGGTGGGCCAGGGGGACGAGATTTACGCCGGGCGCATCAGCCGCTCCGTAAAGCGCATGGAGCACGACGAGCAGACGGGCATGGACCCGGCCAAGGCCGGTGCCTTTGTGGGAAAGGTGGCCCTGAAAACCAGCCACAAGCCCCTGTACACCATCGGCTTTGCCTATAAAGCGGCGGTGCTCCTGACCAAAATTCTCCCCGCCCGGGCGCTGAACTGGCTTATCGGCAAAATCTACGCCTCTTAAAAGAGCATAAAAGAGCTTGTCTCCGCAGATGCAGGGGACAAGCTCTTTTTGTCTGCCGCAAGGCATTTTCACCCCGCCGGGGCCCGGCGCAGAGGGACGGCTGCGGTGCTTTTCGGGGGTTAGGTACGGTAATATTTTCTGGCGCAGAATTCCCGGCGGATCTCCACCAGACCCTCGTCCTCCATCCAGGCGGTGAAGTTGGAAAAATTGCGCTCCACGATGCTGAACTTCAGCTGATTGTGGGTGCGGACATTCTCCTTTTTGCAGAATTCATAGATCCACTGGTCGAAGGTCATGCCGTCCTGCAGGCAGGAGAGCATTTCCCGGGCCTTATCCCGGATGAAGCGGATGTTTTCTCCAATGAGTTCGGTGATGTCCGTCAGCACCTCCTTGTGGGCCACAATGTAGGCAGGGTAGCGGAGGGAGTAGAGGCTTTGCTTGCTCTCTAAGTCCCGGGCGATGAACATGGAGGTGGGGAGCTTGGCGCCTTCTATTTCCGAGCGGCTGATAAGACAGTCCCCCAGGTAGGCTACCCCGTCGGGGGTGACGATGCCGATGTGACCGGCGCTGTGGCCGGGGAGCTGAAGGATGCCGAACCTCGCGCCGCAGAAGGTCAGCTCTGTGGCGTCTGCGGGGATAATGACATCGGCGGTGAAGCACTCCTCCAGGAAATAGGCCCGGCTGCGGCCATAGGTGAGGGCCACATAGTTGGCCCGATAGGCGTCGGGATTTACGGAGATGCCCGCCTCAATGAGCTGGGCGGCGGCCAAGGCCCCATAGCGCTGCTGCAGATAGCGGACATTGCCGGTGTGATCGAAATGGGCGTGGGAGCAGAGAATGCCCTTGAGATGAAAGCCGTTATCGTCCAGCAGATGGGTCAGGGCGCTGCGGTCTAACTTGGCATAGCCGGTGTCCAGAAGAATAATGTCGGTGCTGTTTAGCTTATAAATGGGCAGCAGGGCGGTGGCGCCATCGGCCACATAGGTGCTGCCTAAAACGGGGCGAAGCTCCATGATGGTTTTTCTCCTTTTTTGAAAAATTTGCTTTTGTAGGAATACGGATTGCCACACCAGTGACATCGGTCACTGGCAT from Vescimonas fastidiosa includes:
- a CDS encoding PTS transporter subunit IIC, with protein sequence MEKVSAFLRRKDIVFSPKRYFIDAMSAMAQGLFCTLLVGTILNTLGTQLHIGFLTDIIVTLGKGDGAVRYTIGGLCSAMVGPGMAVAIGQALNAPPMVLFSLIPVGFATNAMGGAGGPLAVLFVAIIAAEIGKAVSKETKIDILVTPIVTILSGIGAAALIAAPIGTAASAVGKAIMWATELQPFFMGIIVSVVIGIALTLPISSAAICAALGLTGLAGGAAVAGCCAQMVGFAVMSFRENRWGGLAAQGLGTSMLQMGNIVRNPRIWIPPTLASAITGPIATCIFRMEMNGAAVSSGMGTCGLVGQIGVYTGWLADIEAGTKAAITATDWLGLVLICFVLPAILSWLIALPLRNWGWIGENDLKLDL
- a CDS encoding transcription repressor NadR, giving the protein MTAQERRNAILSHLQRGKSPLSATALAGLLGVSRQVIVGDVALLRAGGVQIVSTSRGYLIPPEEGLVRQVVCQHTPHQTQEELYAMVDGGCTVLDVTVEHPVYGEITAPLQLSCRYDVDEFVRKMQENGAQPLSLLTDGIHAHRLSAPGEDAFARVLAVLRSKRMLLED
- a CDS encoding energy-coupling factor transporter transmembrane component T, with amino-acid sequence MEFARYHPAINLLYFTAVLTGTILFRQPVFLCLSYVCAFLYLLKLRGLRALIPGLGLLPLALLYALWYGSYHHFGLTVLGVNFIGNQVTLESFLCGGTWAMVCVAAVLWMGCVHAVFTTDKIVYLLGRVSPHLSLYLSILLRTVPRLNKQRQRIELAQRGIGRGKGQGNIFQRMRNALRRGSILLTWLIEGIVTTSDSMRCRGCSLRGRTAYSLYRFDGRDRSFVIGLCSLICVLLMALLLDQTMIRFAPQVVMMPITPMSCLFYAAWAALCLLPPVLELLGARRFRHLQQAAL
- a CDS encoding ECF transporter S component; this translates as MNTRKTNWRFWLSLVIMVLLVPLAVVLFTRLKQSFYLSGLTIIVLTIAAFFLHFESRKPQARELVLLAVLCALAVASRAAFGFVPHFKPMLAIVMLTGIAFGPEAGFLCGAISGFASNFIFGQGPWTPWQMFAYGIGGMLAGLFALCGILKKSPRAWRDGGWRDILGLTVFGFLCILLVVGPLLDTSTFFMAGFSASSPLAIYLAGVPVNCVHGSAVALTMLLFGKPLLDRLRRIQIKYGMMEP
- a CDS encoding ABC transporter ATP-binding protein, which translates into the protein MAQFAIENLTFSYPTDPEHPSLRGVSLQVEQGEYIALCGKSGSGKTTLLRHLKTVLTPHGNREGTILYDGAPLDRADLRKQSSEIGFVMQNPDSQIVTDKVWHELAFGLESLGCDQKTMRLRVAEMASYFGIQGWFHRDVAELSGGQKQLLNLASIMAMQPKVLILDEPTSQLDPIAASDFLNTVKKINRELGTTVLITEHRLEDIFHAADRCVVMENGRILADDAPKKVGQLLYTQKSDMFTAMPAPVRIFYGAGETGAASPLTVREGRSWLTEKAAGKEVRDTLPPQPELPEEIKDPALEVKEIWYRYEKDSPDILKGVSFRVPKGTLFSIVGGNGTGKSTTLKAVCGICKPYRGKVRVDGQDTAKCKDLFHGKLAMLPQDPQCLFVKKTVREDLEEMLPASCPDKARRIEDMARLCDITALLDHHPYDLSGGEQQRSALAKVLLTEPKLLLLDEPTKGLDSFFKRQLAGLLHRLMAEQGVTIVMVSHDVEFCAEYASSVSMFFDGQLLTTNTPRRFFAQNSFYTTAANRMSRHLFPQAVTAEDVVSLMKENDLT
- a CDS encoding energy-coupling factor transporter transmembrane component T, yielding MALQEYDVFSRCHPAVNFLFFAAAIVLTVVLFHPAYLLVSLVCGGAYYAALRRSRCGKTLGFLLLALVLVAAVNPIFNTLGDTVLFTLFGRPYTWQALCYGLCSGLMFAAVSLWFLCGGIVMTSDKFTSLFGAMIPSISLVLVMVLRLIPGYWRKGRQIAGARKCIGRSAAGTRKEKIQGGMDVLTALSGWALEGSVVTADSMRCRGYGAEGRRTTFQIYRFTGRDRLIAALILAALAATVYAAAGGSARAAFFPALSLAPVRGFRPVLGLAAYAVLLLIPTFYSIREAILWHSLRSKI
- a CDS encoding DUF4430 domain-containing protein, which translates into the protein MKLKKKTLYNILMIAAIAVIAALAVFFAGRHLGWFDKSAPEGEATAITATVQKGLSNLTRGGIASEITGETRLRKGDTVSVTSGYVSAKVGGCSLTLSQGAKLEILSAKPEDMQVRLVTGEAFCQAGDAAVTLHYGAHSTKLRSAVLVCTVRTGSETLYVLGGSVSDGSNTFDAGKTGSYVGTELSVQDLDLKALSSFALECILDSQEDMVCHADEVKSVLDSRNATSEPTQPEADTSTDTTPEPDSSAKPDETTKPAEKPTYSCTIEIRCDTILSNKQDLRPGLDVYVPDSGTILPTTTVTFTEGETVFDVLKRICDARGIQIEYSYTPMYGSYYVEGINNLYEFDCGQQSGWMYKVNGWFPNYGCSSYKLEAGDTIVWAYTCKGLGTDVGAPDFMG
- a CDS encoding TVP38/TMEM64 family protein; amino-acid sequence: MPNKPTLTQKQKKAAALAILLLFILLSLAVFWFVGRPMVRFAKEPELFRQWIAGLGLWGKAVYVGMCMLQVVVAIIPGEPLEICGGYAFGGVWGSILCMLGLFLGSVAVFWLVRRLGQPIVEIFFPPEKLDKLHFLKSSPKRNFLFWLIFTIPGTPKDLLCYFAGLTDLRWGTWLLLCTAGRLPSVLTSTVGGSALGGKSYLFAALVFGGTLLLSLVGLLIYRGVCRHHEKARKNPEEPED
- a CDS encoding aminotransferase class I/II-fold pyridoxal phosphate-dependent enzyme — its product is MDIFEKCYAPSLATDLQEKGVYPYFRALQSRQDVEVMMEGKRRIMLGSNNYLGLTTDPEVIEAGVRTMEKFGTGCSGSRFLNGTLELHLELEEALASFLHKEGVITFGTGFQSNVGIISALVGRHDYVICDRENHASIYAGCQMSYGKMLRYRHSDMEDLEKQLRRVPEQNGALIVTDGVFSMGGDIAKLPEICALAKKYGARVMVDDAHGLGVLGPGGRGTASHFGLEDQVDVYMGTFSKSLASLGGYMAADKAVTEYVRHTSRPFIFSASIPPANCATALAALRKLERHPELPERLRDLSLYARKGFTDRGLKIRESALSAPTPIIPIYTYETMHTLDAAQKIYDRGVYVNPTLPPATPEGEALLRTSYMATHTEALLDEAMDIMAEVLLHE
- a CDS encoding SDR family oxidoreductase, with the protein product MSKIAVITGGTSGIGRETALYLAKNGCTVYELSRREEGVEGLKHIRADVTDEDSVRRAVEQILQEAGHIDILVNNAGFGISGAVEFTDTEEAQRQFQVNFFGMVRMNRAVIAAMRSRGSGRIVNLSSVAAPVPIPFQTYYSASKAAINSYTMALGNELRPFGITVCAVMPGDIHTGFTAARHKVGQGDEIYAGRISRSVKRMEHDEQTGMDPAKAGAFVGKVALKTSHKPLYTIGFAYKAAVLLTKILPARALNWLIGKIYAS
- a CDS encoding MBL fold metallo-hydrolase, producing the protein MELRPVLGSTYVADGATALLPIYKLNSTDIILLDTGYAKLDRSALTHLLDDNGFHLKGILCSHAHFDHTGNVRYLQQRYGALAAAQLIEAGISVNPDAYRANYVALTYGRSRAYFLEECFTADVIIPADATELTFCGARFGILQLPGHSAGHIGIVTPDGVAYLGDCLISRSEIEGAKLPTSMFIARDLESKQSLYSLRYPAYIVAHKEVLTDITELIGENIRFIRDKAREMLSCLQDGMTFDQWIYEFCKKENVRTHNQLKFSIVERNFSNFTAWMEDEGLVEIRREFCARKYYRT